ACATATGCTCAGGCACAACATTGTCTGTCTGCACAAGTCCATCGAGTCGTCAAAGTGCCACGACGACGGAGAGGCCTCGCTTCGATGCGACCTCGCTCCAAGCTGCCTGCACCTCTGTCAGGACAGATACGTTGGACAGGGCCAACTATCGCACTCCAGACAATTCGTGCACCGGTCGGGATCCACTGATATTCTTCCTTCATCAATTGAGAGAGCCTCGTTCTTACACTTGGGCACACACGAGCCACACGCTTGGCAGAAGACAGCACGCCGCACTGCCCGCTCTAGCTGCGGAGTGATACGCTCGACCGACTCCGCGTCAGGTCCGCGTACAACAAGCGATCCAGAACTGAAGAGCAGTACGCTGTTCATTCCGGCCTTCACTCTTATGGCCCCCAGCTCCTCGGATTCTCTCACAGGCCCGAATATCGGCAACAGCCTGCCCACACGACTCAGATCGATGCCTGAAGAGAACTGGCCCTCGATGCTGAATCCTGATGCCTTGCAGGGCGACACTCCCTTTGCTATATTGAGTTCAAGTGCTTGCGCTGGAGAGACCCTTGTGACAGCCATCTCAAGTCCCAAGTCCGTCATGAGTTCAATCTGTCCTTTCGGGAGAGTCTTCCAACGCCAGAAACCAAACTCGGCCCACTCTTTCGGTAGACCGTGGTCTCTTGCCCATTGCTCAAGAAGGCTCATCCATCGGGTGTACAACTGGGGATGGGACTTCTCAATGCTACGCAACTCCGATATCGGAGAGGCGGGACACAGATAACAGCCCATTCTATGGTATCCTTTACTGTAAAGTGGGTTGAACGGCTCCCCACTCTGAAAGATGAAGAGCCAGACCTCGAGAGCATTCCAGTCCTGTATAGCATTCGCAGATATCTGCCCTGGAACCCATGTGTTCATGGAGACCTTCGGCTCAATCGACCTCTGGAAGGACTCCAGCTTGCGCTGGCCCATGAATGCGAGAGTCTCGCCGCCTAGAGTCTCAACAATTGATGTGGCAGCCGGTCCGAGTTTGAGCACTTTGCAGCACCACCGAAAGTCACGAGCTGGAGGACCGAAGCTCGAAACCGCCGCCCAGAAGTGATCGCCCATGTTGCGTGTTATGAGGTCTGCACCATGTCTTGCCGCGAATGCCTCAACATACTCGACGGTCTCCGGGAGCTCTAGACCCGTGTTCATGAAGAACATGGGAGGGCTTCTCCCAATGGCCTTCTCAACGAGGAGGTAGGTAACAAGAGAGTCTTTACCCCCGCTGAAACCGACAACGACTGGTAACGCTCTCTGTTGGATTACCGACCTGATGAAACCTAGAGCACGAGTTTCGATTGAACTCAAGTCCTTGCCATTTGCCAACACAGCGTCATCCCAAGAGGCGGCCTTCTCGTTTGTGCGTTCGCCTGCTGGCTCGGAGAACTCACGTATCTTGACTGCAAGCCCTCGTGATGCCTTGGCAATCTCCCTTCCGGTCATTCTGGCAATCCCAACTGCAACGACTTGACCCAGAGAGTTGGTGACCCAGACCTCATCTCCCAGCTCTATGTCCATGTCGCACCCCGCTATCCCCGGTACAAGAAGACTCGCACCATCCTTCAGGAATCGGAGGACCTCATCGTGACAAGAAACCCACTTCTGCTTGCTGACTGTGCCAAGACGACGCGCACCCTCAAGGGAGAGAAGAAACGTGTACTGCATTCTTGGAACGTCAAACCTGAGCCTGCCCACGATATAGCCATCTACTACAATCTCGTACATTGCATCAAGTGAGGGTATCTTGTTCATCACAATCGTCTTGTCAGAGGGAAGCAGAGACCTTCCTACTCCTGACCCGAACTGCTTATCGATGGCTTCTACTGCGGCTTGAATGTGCCCCTCCATGGCAGGAAAGGGGTCGCCAGGGGGAGAGATTGCAACAGACCTTGCAGCCGTGCCGCAGACCGAGCAGGGTCCGCTTGATATACGTGGCACATTGCACGAGTCGCACCAAAAAAGGCGAATCTTTGCCAGATATGGAGCATGGTCACGTCTGAACTTTCGCCTGTTACGCTGTGTCTTGGGCAGCTTCTATCAGCCTCGTTTGATGGGAATCTAACAAGGACTTGACTCTTGTCATCTGGTGCTATGCAGCAAGACCTATCTGACTCAGTTTCTCCGGCGTCGGCACCCCTTGCTCATCCCATCCCCGGAGGGAGTAGTAGTGTGGAAGCATCTCGCTAACTCTAGCGACTCTATTCCTAGAATTGCCTTGTCTTAGGGCAGTATCAAAACGAAATGGTAGCCGGTCATCCGCCGAACTGAGACCCTCTCGTAGATTGAACAGCCGCTCCAAGTTCCAGATGCGTTCACCCACTGCGAGCAGTTCGTTTCCGCTCAGGGGTATGCCCAGAGCTGAGGACACAAGTTCAGCATAGTCATCCACTGTCCAAGCGAAGCTGGAGAATCTGCAGACAATCATAGAGTCCATCGCAGCAGAGAGGTTCTGATATAGAATCACCATCTCGGGCTTGCCTTCAGTCCTGTCTCGGTCCACAAGGACCGGAGATCCCAATACCTCGGGACCAATCATGTATGAGCGCAGATGGCAGCCGCCACGGTTCGATGTCGCATACCCTAGCGCATGTCCCTGAACACCGCGAGGGTCGTAGGCGGGAATCTCCAGTCCCTTGACATGCATCGCAGTCTCAGGTGCGCCCAATCCTGCCGCTAGCAGACGAGACCCCCGTGCAAGCTGAGCACCCAGGCCTCGGTTATGAGCCATGTCATCAATCAGTTCAAGCAACCCATCTGTGCTTCCAAATCTGAGAGATGCATTGAGCAGCCCCCTCTCAACCAACTCCATGGCACAGCCAATCGTGCTTCCTACCGAGATTGTGTCAACCCCCAACAGATTGCAGCGACGGTTGGCAATCGTAATCCACTTCAGGTCGCTTATTCCACACTGGGGACCCAGCGACCAGATGGACTCGTACTCAGGTCCAGCCTCCTCGGGGCCGTCCACGCGAATGATACGGCCGCACCCGATGGGGCAACCATAGCAGTGATAGGGCTTGACGAAGAAGCGCTCCAAGAGCTTCTCACCAGAAATCCCCTCGGCATCATTAAAGGTCCCCTCTCGGAAGTTGTGAGTGGGAAGCATTCCAAGCTCGTTTATCACATTGACCAGTACACTTGTACCGTAGACCGGAAGAGACTTGTCAGTGATGGGGTTCTTCTTCAGGAGAAGTCTCGCCCGCTTTACGGCAGAGTCAAATTTCCGGGAGTCAGTGACCTCCGGACGACCCGAACCCCGGACCACCACCGCCTTCAGTTTCTTGGAACCCATGACTGCGCCCACACCGCCCCGACCCGCCGCTCTGTGCTTGTCGGTGATTATTGCTGCAAGACTTACAGTGTTCTCGCCGCCCGGTCCAATACATAACACTTGGGCCTGACTGTCGGTCTGCTGCAGGACACGGTCTGTGGTGAGAGCCGTGTCGAGGCCCCACAGAGGAGTAGCGTCTCTGATCTCGACGTTGTCATTATCAATCCAGAGATACACAGGGGTGTCTGCCGCACCTGTGATGACGACTGCGCAATAACCCGCCCGCCTCAGCTGCGCACCGACGTGTCCGCCCACATTTGAGTCGAAGATTGTTCCCGTCAGAGGAGATTTCGTCACCACAGCAAGTCTGCCCGAGGTGGGTGCTGTTGTTGCTGTCACTGGACCCACAGCAAAGACCAGCATATTCTCCGGAGATAGTGAGTGAGTCTTGGGAGGAAGACAGTCGTATAGCAGCTTCACTCCGAGTCCCCGTCCTCCAAGGAATCTCTGAGTCAGAGTGGGGTCAATGACTTCACTCTTGGTCCTCTGGTCACTCAGTGACACTCTGAGAAGCCTGGTTTCTGAGTAGTAATGTGAAACAGATTCTGTCAACTGGGCCATCTCCATATCACTAGTCATTGAAGACGTTCAAGTCCCTATGGGGACAGGTAAGACACTGCTGTTTGTAGTACAGATAGACCTCTTTCGGCAGGGTGGCGAGATTGGCCTGACGGGAGGGACAGGTCCAACACGGCTTGTCTGGTAGTGTCCAAGTATCACTGTACTGCGCCCAACGATAGTCTTCTACAATCGCCACCCCCGAGCTTGACCCAAGGCGGTCTGCGCCAGCCTCAATGAGTCTGAGAGCGTCCTTGAATGTCTTGATGCCTCCAGCAGCCTTGACGCCCATTGAAGAGCCGACCACTTCACGCATGAGCTGCACATCATGCGGTGTAGCGCCCATCGGACCGAAGCCCGTCGAGGTCTTGACGAAAGAAGCCCCTGCATCTTTGCAGATTAGACAGGCCTGTCGCTTCTGGTCGTCGGTGAGGAAGCCTGTCTCAAGAATCACCTTCACATGAGCTCCCTCCGATGCGCTGACGACTCCCTCGATATCACGGCGTACTAGGGCCTCGTCATTGTCTCTGAGCGCACCAATGTTCATCACCATATCGACCTCTGATGCACCTCTGCGAACGACCTCTCTTGCCTCCAGAGCTTTCACTTCAGGGAGGGTCGCGCCAAGTGGAAAACCCACAACACAACAGACTTTCACATCGGAGTCCTTGAGCAGTAGCGCAGCCTGTTCGACATGAATCGGGTTGATGCAGACAGCTGCGAAGTGATACGAGAGTGCTTCTTCACAGAGCTGTTGCACTTTGCTGCGCGTGGTTTCTGGCTTCAGCACAGTATGATCAATCATTGCAGCAAGTTCTTGCATAGTGATTTTCAATCAGGAACAGCCCCGCAGGAGGTGCGTTGTTGAATCTATTAACCACTTCGTTAGCGGGCACTCTGCTACAACAGTCATGTCCAGAGTGTACAGCGGGAGCGCTGTGTCACCTCACGTCTGTGAATATGGACACGGGGCCTAGTGGGAATCGGTATCAGGAATACTGCGCGTTGGGACCAATATGCAAGAGAGCAGTCAACGAGAACCTAAGTAGCTGCGGATGTCATCCAAGACCTCTTTCTGCAGTCGAATCACATCATGGACCTCGATTTCCTCCGCCTCTTTGACAACCGAGTTCAACTGGACCACAGTCCCCACGGCATCCACCTTGGAGAAGTCCACAGGAAACTCCACTTCCGCACCCTTGACTATGAGTTCAGAGCGGGTTGGATGGAGTCCTATGCGTATGCTTCTGACAATGCCAATCCGACGGGCCCTATTGTCCAACACCTCCTTGCCGAGGAGTCGTCCGGGCATACTCAGTTCGTATAGTTCAGCTTCTATACTTGGCAAAGGCTCCTTGGTGGTCATCTGTGGCATACTCCTTGCACAACATCTACAAAGAGGGGAGCCTTTTTACAGTGTGTATTACTGAGATTTGAGTCAGACAGGACCACAGTCTTGAGGCAGTTGATATGTCCAGAGAAGTCCAGTTCGTTCAGATGCCACTCATCAGGGAACAGACGCTGGAAGAGAGGACGTACCAGACTGCGCTTGCGGAGATAGCCTCCAAAGAGAGTACAATGATTGTGCTGAGTACGGGGCTAGGCAAGACTGTGATTGCGGCACTGGTGGCAGCAAAGCAGCTTGCCAAGTGTCCGTCATCGAAAGTACTGTTTCTAGCTCCCTCCAGACCGCTTGTGGACCAACAGGCACGATTCCTCAGGAGAGCGCTGGAACTGGACGAGGACAGAATTGTTAGCTTGACCGGGCAGGACTCACCAGAACACAGGAAGGACTCCTGGGCTTCTGCTCGTGTCGCGGTGATGACACCACAGGCCCTGCAGAACGACCTGATCCAGAGGAATTACGACTTGGGAGAGGTCTCCCTGATCGTCTACGACGAGGCGCACAGGGGCGTGGGCAATTATGCATACACATTCATTGCAGAGATGTATGAGAAGCAGCGGGACCAACGTCTCTCACTGGGAATCACGGCATCGCCAGGACAAGACACAGACAAGATAGTCACAGTATGCAGAAATCTCAGACTATCTCATGTTGAGGTCCGGACAGAGACAAGCCCTGATGTGAGGAAGTACGTAGTCTCCGTTAAGAGTGAAGTGCGCCACATCACACTACCGTCAGAGATTGAGGTTCTTCGTGACATGCTCCAAAGTCTCCTAGCCGACTATGTATCGCCAGTGGTCAAACACGGGTTCTCACTTCCGGATCTGCGACGCGTCAGCAAGAGAGAGATACTGAGAGTCCAAGGAGAGGTGAGAAGAGAGCTGGGGTCATATGTAGAACCACCGGCCCATCTGTATCTCGTCATGCGAAATCTTACAGCTGCACTGAGGATTGTTCATCTGCTGGAGTTCGTCGGGACCCAAGGCTTGGAGCCCACACATAGATATGTGCAAGGAATGTACGAGGAGGTCAGAAACAAGAAGGCCTCCAAGGGGCTAAGGGATCTTATGACCCGGTCAGAGTTCGCCCAGTTTGAGAGACTGCTGGAGGCACTGATAGCCAAGGGCCAGAGGCATCCGAAGGCAGATGAACTTGTGGAGATAGTGAGCGAACAGCTCTCGGTGGACAAGGACTCGAGAATTCTAGTCTTCACACGGTTTCGCGACACAGCCGCTGAGGTCGCTCGTGTGATTGAGGAACTAGAGGACGCGCGAGTCAGCCGCTTTGTTGGTCAGGGCTCAAAGGGTTCTGACAAGGGATTCACTCAGAGGAAGCAAGTCGAGGTGCTTGACGGCTTTAGGAACAACGAGTTCAATGTCCTTGTGGCCACTCAGGTTGGGGAAGAGGGTCTTGACATTCCGGAGTGCAATCTGGTGGTCTTCTATGACTGCGTGCCGTCAATAGTGCCATACATCCAACGGAAGGGTAGAACAGGGAGGAAGATGCCAGGTAGAATAGTTGTATTCGTAGCGAGGAACACGCATGATGAATACTACTACTGGAGTGTGGTCAGCAAGTTGAAGAGAATGCCATCCATGCTGAAGAATGCAGAGAGGGAGTCAGATAGGGTCTTGAAGAGTACAGAGGGCGAGCCAGAGAGAGGAGTGAAGAGTACAGAGGGCGAGCCAAAGAGAGAACAGACCACGCTTGACAGCTTTGGAGACATGGGTGGACCAGACTCGGGAACGTCCACCACAACAGCCCACCAGAAGAAGGATGAGGACATAATAAGGCTCATTGTAGACACGCGGGAACTGCCAACCGCGGTAGCTCGAGAGCTGACAAGGCTGGGTGTGGAGGTCTATGGGGAAGCACTCGAGGTGGGGGACTATGTTGCGTCGGAAGAGGTGGCGATTGAGAGAAAGGAAACCTCAGACTTTGTGCAGTCCTTGATTGACGGCCGGCTCTTCGTTCAGCTGACTGCTCTTCGGTCTACGTACCGACGTCCAGTATTGATAGTAGAGGGGGAGCGGCTCATTGGACAGAGGGCTGTCAATCCGGCCTCCATATACGGAGCTCTAGCCTCGATTGCGGTACGTATCCAAGTGCCGATTCTGTGGTCAATGGACGGGGAGGAAACTGCAAACATCATCTACAGGATAGCTCGAATGGAGCAGGTCGATAGCAAGCGAGTCCTTCGCATAAGGGCTCCGGAAAGCAAGGCCTCAGATGCACAGGTTCTGGAATACATCCTGTCGGGCTTTCCTGGCATTGACTCACTCTTGTCTCGCGCCATTCTGGAAGAGTTCGGCACACTAGAGAATGTCTTCAACGCAGATGAGGAGGCGCTGAGGAGAGTCAGAGGGGTGGGTCCAAAGACAGCAGGAAAACTGAAACGAACACTAAAGACGGTGTATCCGGGACATATCAAGCACGAAGAAACTAGTAGACCTGAGGATTAGGACCATGCCCGGCCCGGTACAACATGCGGAGGACATCCGATATTCCACGGCTTATCTCCCAGTAGCGTGCGTATTCTTCGTCTGACAGGGAGATGACACTCAAGAGTCGCCGGAGAACAATATACACTTCTGGGTCAATCTCAGAAACGGACTTGAGAGTCTCAAGCGCGCGCTGCCGGCCCTTGGTCCACAGCTCCTCCCATTCTGCAAACTCCTTGATTATACGGTCTATATCTGGCTGTTCAGGCGTAGCGAAACCCAAGCGCCTGATTGTTTCCATTATGTCAAGAGACTTCTTGATTCCAGAGTCCAGCTTTGGAGACATGGCGGCGACGTCACCAGTCGCTATGAATATGCTTTCAGCGGTCGCCCTCCAGATCTTCTGCATTATGTGCGAGTCTCCATTACCCGCAGGTTCATAGCCGTCTTGCTCGATTAGGCCACACTTCTCGAGCTCTTTCAGGTGATATCGTACAGTCTGAGGTTTTACAGCCTTGTCGGGTTCCTGACTGTCAA
The sequence above is a segment of the Candidatus Thorarchaeota archaeon genome. Coding sequences within it:
- a CDS encoding DEAD/DEAH box helicase gives rise to the protein MSREVQFVQMPLIREQTLEERTYQTALAEIASKESTMIVLSTGLGKTVIAALVAAKQLAKCPSSKVLFLAPSRPLVDQQARFLRRALELDEDRIVSLTGQDSPEHRKDSWASARVAVMTPQALQNDLIQRNYDLGEVSLIVYDEAHRGVGNYAYTFIAEMYEKQRDQRLSLGITASPGQDTDKIVTVCRNLRLSHVEVRTETSPDVRKYVVSVKSEVRHITLPSEIEVLRDMLQSLLADYVSPVVKHGFSLPDLRRVSKREILRVQGEVRRELGSYVEPPAHLYLVMRNLTAALRIVHLLEFVGTQGLEPTHRYVQGMYEEVRNKKASKGLRDLMTRSEFAQFERLLEALIAKGQRHPKADELVEIVSEQLSVDKDSRILVFTRFRDTAAEVARVIEELEDARVSRFVGQGSKGSDKGFTQRKQVEVLDGFRNNEFNVLVATQVGEEGLDIPECNLVVFYDCVPSIVPYIQRKGRTGRKMPGRIVVFVARNTHDEYYYWSVVSKLKRMPSMLKNAERESDRVLKSTEGEPERGVKSTEGEPKREQTTLDSFGDMGGPDSGTSTTTAHQKKDEDIIRLIVDTRELPTAVARELTRLGVEVYGEALEVGDYVASEEVAIERKETSDFVQSLIDGRLFVQLTALRSTYRRPVLIVEGERLIGQRAVNPASIYGALASIAVRIQVPILWSMDGEETANIIYRIARMEQVDSKRVLRIRAPESKASDAQVLEYILSGFPGIDSLLSRAILEEFGTLENVFNADEEALRRVRGVGPKTAGKLKRTLKTVYPGHIKHEETSRPED
- the deoC gene encoding deoxyribose-phosphate aldolase, with the protein product MTMQELAAMIDHTVLKPETTRSKVQQLCEEALSYHFAAVCINPIHVEQAALLLKDSDVKVCCVVGFPLGATLPEVKALEAREVVRRGASEVDMVMNIGALRDNDEALVRRDIEGVVSASEGAHVKVILETGFLTDDQKRQACLICKDAGASFVKTSTGFGPMGATPHDVQLMREVVGSSMGVKAAGGIKTFKDALRLIEAGADRLGSSSGVAIVEDYRWAQYSDTWTLPDKPCWTCPSRQANLATLPKEVYLYYKQQCLTCPHRDLNVFND
- a CDS encoding winged helix-turn-helix transcriptional regulator produces the protein MRILSGDDAVAAFHALNDESRRQILHALRAKRMTTSELVEFLDSQEPDKAVKPQTVRYHLKELEKCGLIEQDGYEPAGNGDSHIMQKIWRATAESIFIATGDVAAMSPKLDSGIKKSLDIMETIRRLGFATPEQPDIDRIIKEFAEWEELWTKGRQRALETLKSVSEIDPEVYIVLRRLLSVISLSDEEYARYWEISRGISDVLRMLYRAGHGPNPQVY
- a CDS encoding aldehyde ferredoxin oxidoreductase family protein — encoded protein: MAQLTESVSHYYSETRLLRVSLSDQRTKSEVIDPTLTQRFLGGRGLGVKLLYDCLPPKTHSLSPENMLVFAVGPVTATTAPTSGRLAVVTKSPLTGTIFDSNVGGHVGAQLRRAGYCAVVITGAADTPVYLWIDNDNVEIRDATPLWGLDTALTTDRVLQQTDSQAQVLCIGPGGENTVSLAAIITDKHRAAGRGGVGAVMGSKKLKAVVVRGSGRPEVTDSRKFDSAVKRARLLLKKNPITDKSLPVYGTSVLVNVINELGMLPTHNFREGTFNDAEGISGEKLLERFFVKPYHCYGCPIGCGRIIRVDGPEEAGPEYESIWSLGPQCGISDLKWITIANRRCNLLGVDTISVGSTIGCAMELVERGLLNASLRFGSTDGLLELIDDMAHNRGLGAQLARGSRLLAAGLGAPETAMHVKGLEIPAYDPRGVQGHALGYATSNRGGCHLRSYMIGPEVLGSPVLVDRDRTEGKPEMVILYQNLSAAMDSMIVCRFSSFAWTVDDYAELVSSALGIPLSGNELLAVGERIWNLERLFNLREGLSSADDRLPFRFDTALRQGNSRNRVARVSEMLPHYYSLRGWDEQGVPTPEKLSQIGLAA
- a CDS encoding phosphoadenosine phosphosulfate reductase family protein — translated: MPKTQRNRRKFRRDHAPYLAKIRLFWCDSCNVPRISSGPCSVCGTAARSVAISPPGDPFPAMEGHIQAAVEAIDKQFGSGVGRSLLPSDKTIVMNKIPSLDAMYEIVVDGYIVGRLRFDVPRMQYTFLLSLEGARRLGTVSKQKWVSCHDEVLRFLKDGASLLVPGIAGCDMDIELGDEVWVTNSLGQVVAVGIARMTGREIAKASRGLAVKIREFSEPAGERTNEKAASWDDAVLANGKDLSSIETRALGFIRSVIQQRALPVVVGFSGGKDSLVTYLLVEKAIGRSPPMFFMNTGLELPETVEYVEAFAARHGADLITRNMGDHFWAAVSSFGPPARDFRWCCKVLKLGPAATSIVETLGGETLAFMGQRKLESFQRSIEPKVSMNTWVPGQISANAIQDWNALEVWLFIFQSGEPFNPLYSKGYHRMGCYLCPASPISELRSIEKSHPQLYTRWMSLLEQWARDHGLPKEWAEFGFWRWKTLPKGQIELMTDLGLEMAVTRVSPAQALELNIAKGVSPCKASGFSIEGQFSSGIDLSRVGRLLPIFGPVRESEELGAIRVKAGMNSVLLFSSGSLVVRGPDAESVERITPQLERAVRRAVFCQACGSCVPKCKNEALSIDEGRISVDPDRCTNCLECDSWPCPTYLS